One region of Etheostoma cragini isolate CJK2018 chromosome 16, CSU_Ecrag_1.0, whole genome shotgun sequence genomic DNA includes:
- the LOC117959909 gene encoding stomatin-like protein 2, mitochondrial — MMLRTLCRTGGALLQQTQRAAPRLWVTPAQQRWASSLPMNTVVLFVPQQEAWVVERMGRFHRILEPGLNFLIPILDRVRYVQSLKEIVIDVPEQSAVSLDNVTLQIDGVLYLRILDPFKASYGVEEPEYAVTQLAQTTMRSELGKLTLDKVFRERESLNSNIVHSINQASDEWGIRCLRYEIKDIHVPPRVKESMQMQVEAERKKRATVLDSEGMREAAINVAEGQKRAQILASEGEKAEQINKAAGEAQAVLARAGAKAKAICMLSDALAQQNGDAAASLSVAEQYVSAFSKLAKESNTILLPSNTGDVSGMITQAMTIYSTMSKKGPKAPEEGQLKSEDHVNQSSQ; from the exons ATGATGTTGCGAACGCTGTGTCGGACCGGCGGGGCCCTCCTACAG CAAACTCAGCGGGCCGCGCCGAGGTTGTGGGTGACACCCGCCCAGCAGCGATGGGCGTCCAGCCTGCCCATGAACACCGTGGTCCTGTTTGTGCCCCAGCAGGAGGCCTGGGTGGTGGAGAGAATGGGTCGCTTCCACCGGATCCTAGAGCCG ggtCTAAACTTCCTCATACCCATACTTGACCGAGTGCGCTACGTGCAGAGCCTCAAAGAGATTGTCATTGATGTACCGGAGCAGTCTGCAGTATCTCTGG ATAATGTAACACTACAGATTGATGGAGTGCTTTACTTAAGGATCCTAGACCCTTTCAAG GCCAGTTACGGTGTCGAGGAGCCAGAATATGCCGTGACACAGTTGGCACAGACCACCATGCGTTCAGAATTAGGCAAACTCACACTGGACAAAGTGTTCAGG gaaagGGAGTCCCTCAATTCCAACATCGTCCACTCCATCAACCAAGCTTCAGATGAGTGGGGGATCCGTTGCCTCCGTTATGAAATCAAAGATATACATGTTCCACCTCGTGTCAAAGAGTCCATGCAGATGCAG GTGGAGGCCGAGCGTAAGAAGAGAGCCACGGTGTTGGACTCTGAAGGGATGAGGGAAGCGGCCATTAATGTCGCTGAGGGTCAGAAACGAGCTCAGATTCTGGCCTCGGAGGGTGAAAAAGCAGAGCAGATCAATAAAGCGGCCG GTGAGGCCCAGGCCGTTCTGGCCCGAGCAGGGGCCAAAGCTAAGGCTATCTGTATGCTGTCGGATGCTCTGGCCCAGCAg AACGGAGATGCGGCAGCCTCGCTGAGTGTAGCCGAGCAGTATGTGTCTGCTTTCTCCAAACTCGCCAAAGAGTCCAACACCATCCTCCTTCCCTCTAACACTGGGGACGTTAGCGGAATGATCACACAG GCGATGACCATTTACAGCACGATGTCAAAGAAGGGTCCAAAAGCACCAGAAGAGGGGCAGCTGAAGAGTGAAGACCACGTGAACCAATCGTCTCAATAG